One window of Papaver somniferum cultivar HN1 chromosome 9, ASM357369v1, whole genome shotgun sequence genomic DNA carries:
- the LOC113311809 gene encoding uncharacterized protein LOC113311809 — translation MTLMDAIENQMGDENMTSEIKTTGDGQMQQRYLHEKRDRQDDMSDVQTSTKRSRTSTTYVFREEEKLQQRNQDLADSSQLKETVAEENIDIPGFTVDSFTKIEPGGVPTARSADSALDISLRSESLVSPAFRKDYDSNKEKTTMPPIIDYATALIDHKYNAFGSQHVNMFEAADLLKCIANIHPVDQRSELERETGMFFCRDWLTHPRDPSIRYLDIYLNPFCDKNMEKVYLSDIYVQVQKIIQAFDENTVEKLKHFIDMLPMTKEVFNYEMNWAVVVKYELHEKIRPWISNIAKNSTEEEAADFVSDILESIKNDFSAL, via the exons atGACTCTTATGGATGCGATAGAGAATCAAATGGGTGATGAGAACATGACTAGTGAAATCAAAACCACTGGTGACGGGCAGATGCAGCAACGATACCTGCACGAAAAGAGGGACAGACAGGACGACATGAGTGATGTTCAAACTTCAACCAAGAGGAGTCGAACAAGTACTACTTACGTGTTCAGGGAGGAGGAGAAGCTGCAACAGAGAAATCAGGATTTGGCAGACAGCAGCCAGTTAAAGGAAACGGTTGCTGAGGAAAACATTGACATACCTGGCTTTACGGTAGATTCATTCACTAAAATTGAGCCCGGTGGCGTACCAACTGCACGTTCTGCTGATTCTGCATTGGATATAAGTCTCCGAAGTGAATCCCTTGTATCTCCTGCTTTTCGTAAAGATTATGATTCCAACAAAGAGAAAACCACGATGCCTCCAATCATAGATTATGCCACCGCATTGATTGACCATAAATACAATGCTTTTGGTTCACAACACGTCAATATGTTTGAAGCAGCGGATTTGTTGAAATGTATCGCCAACATTCATCCAGTAGATCAGAGGTCTGAACTAGAAAGAGAAACGGGCATGTTCTTCTGCAGGGACTGGCTCACCCATCCCCGAGACCCTTCCATTCGGTATTTGGATATTTATTTGAATCCTTTTTGTGACAAAAACATGGAGAAGGTTTACCTATCGGATATTTATGTGCAAGTTCAGAAAATAATTCAGGCATTTGATGAGAATACGGTTGAAAAACTCAAACACTTTATTGACATGTTGCCAATGACAAAGGAGGTGTTCAACTATGAGATGAATTGGGCGGTGGTTGTCAAG TATGAGCTGCATGAGAAAATAAGGCCATGGATTTCAAATATTGCAAAAAACTCAACAGAAGAAGAGGCAGCTGACTTTGTTTCTGATATTCTCGAATCTATCAAAAAtgatttttctgcattataa
- the LOC113311811 gene encoding uncharacterized protein LOC113311811 yields MTLMDAIENQMGDENMTSEIKTTGDGQMQQRYLHEKRDRQDDMSDVQTSTKRSRTSTTYVFREEEKLQQRNQDLADSSQLKETVAEENIDIPGFTVDSFTKIEPGGVPTARSADSALDISLRSESLVSPAFRKDYDSNKEKTTMPPIIDYATALIDHKYNAFGSQHVNMFEAADLLKCIANVHPVDQRSELERETGMFFCRDWLTHPRDPSIRYLDIYLNPFCDKNMEKVYLSDIYVQVQKIIQAFDENTVEKLKHFIDMLPMTKEVFNYEMNWAVVVKYELHEKIRPWISNIAKNSTEEEAADFVSDILESIKNDFSAL; encoded by the exons atGACTCTTATGGATGCGATAGAGAATCAAATGGGTGATGAGAACATGACTAGTGAAATCAAAACCACTGGTGACGGGCAGATGCAGCAACGATACCTGCACGAAAAGAGGGACAGACAGGACGACATGAGTGATGTTCAAACTTCAACCAAGAGGAGTCGAACAAGTACTACTTACGTGTTCAGGGAGGAGGAGAAGCTGCAACAGAGAAATCAGGATTTGGCAGACAGCAGCCAGTTAAAGGAAACGGTTGCTGAGGAAAACATTGACATACCTGGCTTTACGGTAGATTCATTCACTAAAATTGAGCCCGGTGGCGTACCAACTGCACGTTCTGCTGATTCTGCATTGGATATAAGTCTCCGAAGTGAATCCCTTGTATCTCCTGCTTTTCGTAAAGATTATGATTCCAACAAAGAGAAAACCACGATGCCTCCAATCATAGATTATGCCACCGCATTGATTGACCATAAATACAATGCTTTTGGTTCACAACACGTCAATATGTTTGAAGCAGCGGATTTGTTGAAATGTATCGCCAACGTTCATCCAGTAGATCAGAGGTCTGAACTAGAAAGAGAAACGGGCATGTTCTTCTGCAGGGACTGGCTCACCCATCCCCGAGACCCTTCCATTCGGTATTTGGATATTTATTTGAATCCTTTTTGTGACAAAAACATGGAGAAGGTTTACCTATCGGATATTTATGTGCAAGTTCAGAAAATAATTCAGGCATTTGATGAGAATACGGTTGAAAAACTCAAACACTTTATTGACATGTTGCCAATGACAAAGGAGGTGTTCAACTATGAGATGAATTGGGCGGTGGTTGTCAAG TATGAGCTGCATGAGAAAATAAGGCCATGGATTTCAAATATTGCAAAAAACTCAACAGAAGAAGAGGCAGCTGACTTTGTTTCTGATATTCTCGAATCTATCAAAAAtgatttttctgcattataa